One Apis cerana isolate GH-2021 linkage group LG15, AcerK_1.0, whole genome shotgun sequence DNA window includes the following coding sequences:
- the LOC108003729 gene encoding PH and SEC7 domain-containing protein isoform X7 gives MAEELVVTLNRGDSSGFGFSLLGTAGLPHVIYDIVENSPAAKSGKVEAGDVILRVNEVDVNRFSTKEVLKCLRLSSDPVTLKLRRDPAIKAHVRRLLSPGQPLCDETDSSKISLEATTPVNNPKTVSSGNGESTELRKPGTPELPGGSPQEPTGATQYATRSNGSYSDASGSSELEALLPPMDSFKEEERAQWEPLSGDKFSRQKNTPRFEAYMMTGDLMLNLSRTQQSSSLLPKHQKKVDSLRYNNHHTHHHHNHHNHHHHNSVPTSPNEMLGHHRAYKCTGSNSASTSPVGISKRESGQCPGQSDNSKQNTASFGYSSGFVRTSRSEDHLQFQKDPSMSAVDIDIDDDVTSSLNTLLDTRPDSGQGLSSERIVWTYNAPVSSPSASERTSCCQNGSSSQSSSSSSSTEGTSPQRSLSPTSPTSVSSSVMSSNSGSRRFPPPVPTGTTPSALGPSGDGTASSASGLHPTNGDLSQSEAISNMSSPDYNDEETMDILSARDIMMVSDPSDSDSTILASEPPQRRLKAAAAATVQQTSNVYASAQENTEHRIVIQVKGPDKDIAVARNTSPRQNRRRGNLGNPELVATSTAQNIVQRPPGNNIAGNVTPEFVGYQELKESEDENEALNIGNYEDKHASPPQSADEESDIESLHSFHYSPKAVDLPSAVRLAKRLYSLDGFKKSDVSRHLSKNNDFSRAVAEEYLRYFNFDRDTLDVALRKFLAQFSLTGETQERERVLVHFSKRFLDCNPGAFNSQDAVHTLTCAIMLLNTDLHGQNIGRKMSCNEFIENLSELNDGDNFPREVLKQLYNAIKSFPLEWALDEEGDETANQAIQQGDGPAISGTGNPFLDVPNVTGATEFKKGYVMRKCCFDSNGKKTPFGKRGWKMYYCTLRELVLYLHKDEHGFRNDSLHNAIRIHHALATKASDYTKKEHVFRLQTADQAEYLFQTSDSKELQSWIDTINFVCASFSCQPLAGAVGSQRKFQRPLLPCSHTKLSPPSSTIPEANSVL, from the exons atCCTGCAATAAAAGCTCATGTGCGTCGATTATTATCACCTGGACAACCGTTATGTGACGAAACGGATTCGTCGAAGATATCTCTCGAGGCAACAACACCTGTGAATAACCCTAAAACAGTATCGTCCGGCAATGGAGAGAGCACGGAACTAAGGAAACCTGGAACGCCAGAACTTCCGGGAGGTTCGCCACAGGAACCAACTGGGGCGACACAATATGCGACCAGAAGCAATGGATCCTATAGTGATGCCTCTGGTTCCTCCGAGTTAGAGGCACTACTTCCACCAATGGATAGTTTCAAAGAAGAGGAACGCGCACAATGGGAGCCGCTTTCCGGCGACAAATTTTCCAGACAGAAGAATACGCCTAG GTTTGAAGCGTACATGATGACCGGTGATCTAATGTTGAACCTGTCGCGCACTCAGCAAAGCAGCAGTCTGCTCCCGAAGCACCAGAAGAAGGTCGACTCCCTGAGGTACAACAATCATCACACCCACCATCACCATAATCACCACAATCACCATCATCATAACTCGGTACCTACCAGTCCTAACGAGATGCTGGGCCATCACCGTGCTTACAAGTGTACCGGTTCGAATTCGGCCAGCACCTCACCGGTCGGGATCAGCAAACGTGAAAGCGGCCAGTGTCCGGGCCAGAGCGATAATAGCAAACAAAATACCGCGAGTTTTGGTTATTCGAGCGGTTTCGTCCGCACCTCGCGCTCCGAGGACCATTTGCAATTCCAAAAGGATCCGTCGATGAGCGCGGTGGACATTGACATTGACGATGACGTCACGTCCAGCCTAAACACCCTGTTGGACACGAGGCCTGACAGCGGCCAAGGTTTGTCCAGCGAGAGGATCGTCTGGACGTACAACGCGCCGGTCAGCTCGCCATCAGCCTCGGAGCGCACCTCCTGCTGCCAGAATGGCAGCTCCTCGCAATCCTCGTCGAGTAGCTCCTCGACCGAGGGAACTAGTCCCCAAAGATCCTTATCGCCAACTTCCCCTACCTCGGTCTCGTCCTCCGTCATGTCCTCCAATTCTGGATCCCGTAGGTTCCCACCGCCGGTACCCACGGGCACCACACCGTCAGCCCTGGGACCCTCCGGCGACGGAACCGCATCCTCGGCCTCCGGCCTTCATCCCACCAACGGCGACCTCAGCCAGTCCGAGGCGATCAGCAACATGTCCAGTCCTGACTACAACGACGAAGAGACTATGGACATACTGAGTGCACGCGATATCATGATGGTCAGTGATCCGAGTGACAGTGACTCGACGATACTCGCCAGCGAACCACCTCAGAGGAGGCTGAAGGCAGCTGCTGCGGCCACCGTGCAACAAACGTCGAACGTTTACGCATCGGCACAGGAGAATACCGAACATAGGATAGTAATACAGGTGAAGGGGCCGGACAAGGACATCGCGGTGGCGAGGAATACGAGTCCAAGGCAGAACAGGAGACGGGGAAATCTCGGTAATCCGGAACTCGTAGCCACGTCCACAGCGCAGAACATCGTGCAACGTCCGCCCGGCAATAACATCGCTGGGAATGTTACGCCTGAATTCGTTGGGTATCAG GAGTTGAAAGAGAGTGAAGATGAGAATGAAGCtctaaatattggaaattacgAAGATAAGCACGCGTCGCCACCACAATCTGCAGATGAAGAAAGCGATATTGAAAGTCTACACAGCTTCCATTATAGTCCAAAAGCAGTGGACTTGCCATCAGCCGTTCGATTAGCCAAAAGATTATATTCCTTAGACGGTTTTAAAAAGTCTGACGTCTCTAGACATCTTAGCAAAAA CAACGATTTTAGTAGAGCGGTAGCCGAAGAATATTTGAGATACTTCAACTTCGACCGAGACACGCTGGACGTGGCTCTTAGAAAGTTCCTTGCCCAGTTCTCTTTGACTGGGGAGACCCAGGAAAGGGAGAGGGTTCTTGTACATTTCTCCAAGAGATTTCTCGATTGTAATCCAGGCGCTTTCAATTCTCAGG atGCTGTTCATACTTTAACTTGCGCTATAATGCTGCTCAATACCGATCTTCATGGTCAGAATATTGGTAGAAAGATGTCGTGTaacgaatttatcgaaaacCTCTCGGAACTGAATGATGGCGATAACTTTCCTAGAGAGGTGCTAAAGCAGCTATATAATGCCATTAAATCGTTCCCCTTGGAATGGGCCTT agATGAAGAAGGGGATGAAACTGCAAATCAGGCAATTCAACAGGGTGACGGTCCAGCAATATCGGGTACCGGAAATCCATTTCTTGATGTGCCAAATGTTACAGGTGCTACGGAGTTCAAGAAGGGATATGTTATGCGGAAATGTTGCTTCGATTCCAACGgaaagaaaa CACCATTCGGGAAACGTGGTTGGAAGATGTATTATTGTACATTGAGGGAActtgtattatatttgcacAAAGACGAACATGGCTTCCGTAATGATAGTTTGCATAACGCGATACGCATTCATCATGCGTTAGCTACTAAAGCATCTGACTATACGAAGAAGGAACACGTGTTTAGGTTACAGACTGCTGATCAAGCAGAGTATCTCTTCCAAACaag TGATTCCAAAGAATTGCAGTCGTGGATTGACACGATCAATTTCGTGTGTGCCAGTTTTTCTTGTCAACCATTAGCAGGCGCGGTTGGTTCACAGCGAAAATTTCAACGACCTCTACTTCCGTGCAGCCACACGAAATTATCTCCT CCTTCCTCCACTATTCCCGAAGCGAACTCCGTTCTCTAA